Proteins from a genomic interval of Dermacentor variabilis isolate Ectoservices chromosome 8, ASM5094787v1, whole genome shotgun sequence:
- the LOC142590013 gene encoding uncharacterized protein LOC142590013 isoform X7, producing the protein MQCATAEEICLCQNGKSAFHHFHLAQAGLTNAMSLAESITAKMVCRTPLEAIGQVEVGTQCSFPLADKSVGCCFRAGSDSRSMQTTETVDQSSYPSEAQRMFIAMIKGSPLAATLVVIDALAIRESIDENPDGTTTASNAGERVMDPPPQVKRGGRASKPSISPSTASGDNSQQGCLRQDHLCDYEAGGLYRTFPLYKDFAGKQKLPTTSALRKPYDGSLTHI; encoded by the exons atgcaatgTGCAACGGCCGAAGAGATTTGCTTGTGTCAGAATGGGAAAAGTGCGTTCCATCATTTTCACTTGGCACAGGCGG GCCTCACAAATGCAATGAGCCTAGCTGAAAGTATCACTGCCAAAATGGTATGCCGCACCCCTTTGGAGGCCATCGGTCAGGTTGAGGTTGGCACGCAGTGCAGCTTCCCTCTGGCTGACAAGTCTGTTGGGTGCTGCTTCAGAGCAGGCAGCGACTCAAGGAGCATGCAGACCACAGAGACTGTGGATCAGTCAAGCTACCCCTCAG AAGCTCAGCGGATGTTCATAGCCATGATAAAGGGGTCACCGCTAGCCGCTACACTAG TTGTTATCGACGCCTTAGCCATACGGGAGAGCATTGACGAGAATCCCGATG GGACCACCACTGCATCAAACGCTGGCGAGAGGGTAATGGACCCACCGCCACAAGTGAAAAGAGGTGGCAGAG CATCGAAGCCATCTATTTCTCCATCAACAGCCAGTGGTGACAATTCACAGCAGGGATGCCTCCGCCAAGATCATCTCTGTGACTATGAGGCTG GTGGACTATACCGCACATTCCCTTTGTACAAGGACTTCGCTGGAAAACAGAAATTACCAACTACCAGTGCCTTACGTAAACCATATGATGGTTCTCTGACACATATCTAG
- the LOC142590013 gene encoding uncharacterized protein LOC142590013 isoform X1, giving the protein MQCATAEEICLCQNGKSAFHHFHLAQAGLTNAMSLAESITAKMVCRTPLEAIGQVEVGTQCSFPLADKSVGCCFRAGSDSRSMQTTETVDQSSYPSEAQRMFIAMIKGSPLAATLVVIDALAIRESIDENPDGTTTASNAGERVMDPPPQVKRGGRASKPSISPSTASGDNSQQGCLRQDHLCDYEAGKLFRLDPHSRINTGERSFKCNLCPKNFLKSDHLKRHLCVHTGERPFQCPSCLQRFTRKANLKAHLRTHTGEKPWQCPSCPQSFSHKSSMRSHLRTHTGEKPFQCPLCPQSFSHKVSMKSHLRTHTGEKPWQCPSCLQSFSHKSSMTDHLRNHTNEKPFQCPSCPQSFSRKSTMRGHLRTHTGEKPFQCPSCLQSFSRKTDLKTHLRTHTGEKPFQCPSCSRSFSQMTNLKDHLRTHTGEKPFQCPSCLQSFAVKSNLKVHLRTHTGEKPFQCPSCPQSFSHKSSMNKHLRSHTDEKPFQCTSCLQSFSRKTHLKTHLHTHTGEKS; this is encoded by the exons atgcaatgTGCAACGGCCGAAGAGATTTGCTTGTGTCAGAATGGGAAAAGTGCGTTCCATCATTTTCACTTGGCACAGGCGG GCCTCACAAATGCAATGAGCCTAGCTGAAAGTATCACTGCCAAAATGGTATGCCGCACCCCTTTGGAGGCCATCGGTCAGGTTGAGGTTGGCACGCAGTGCAGCTTCCCTCTGGCTGACAAGTCTGTTGGGTGCTGCTTCAGAGCAGGCAGCGACTCAAGGAGCATGCAGACCACAGAGACTGTGGATCAGTCAAGCTACCCCTCAG AAGCTCAGCGGATGTTCATAGCCATGATAAAGGGGTCACCGCTAGCCGCTACACTAG TTGTTATCGACGCCTTAGCCATACGGGAGAGCATTGACGAGAATCCCGATG GGACCACCACTGCATCAAACGCTGGCGAGAGGGTAATGGACCCACCGCCACAAGTGAAAAGAGGTGGCAGAG CATCGAAGCCATCTATTTCTCCATCAACAGCCAGTGGTGACAATTCACAGCAGGGATGCCTCCGCCAAGATCATCTCTGTGACTATGAGGCTGGTAAACTGTTTCGTCTGGATCCTCATTCCAGGATTAACACTGGCGAGCGTTCATTTAAGTGCAATTTGTGCCCTAAGAACTTCTTAAAAAGTGACCACCTAAAGAGGCACTTGTGCGTCCACACGGGTGAGCGGCCATTTCAATGTCCTTCATGCCTTCAGAGGTTCACACGAAAGGCCAACCtaaaagcccacctgcgcacccacacaggtgagaagccttggcagtgcccttcatgccctcaaagCTTCTCGCACAAGTCCAGTATGAGAAGCCACttacgcacccacacaggcgagaagccatttcagtgccctttatGCCCTCAAAGCTTCTCACATAAGGTCAGCATGAAAAGCCacttgcgcacccacacaggtgaaaaGCCGTGGCAGTGTccttcatgccttcagagcttctcacaTAAGTCCAGCATGACAGATCACCTGCGAAACCACACAAACGaaaagccatttcaatgcccttcatgccctcagagcttctcacgcaAGTCCACCATGCGGggacacctgcgcacccacacaggcgagaagccatttcaatgcccttcatgtCTTCAGAGTTTCTCGCGAAAGACTGACCTGAAAActcacctgcgcacccacacaggtgagaagccatttcagtgcccttcatgctctcggagcttctcacaaaTGACAAACCTGAAAGACCACCTGCGCactcacacaggtgagaagccatttcagtgcccttcatgccttcagagcttTGCAGTAAAGAGCAACCTGAAAGTCCACctacgcacccacacaggtgagaagccgtttcaatgcccttcatgccctcaaagCTTCTCGCATAAGTCCAGCATGAACAAACACTTGCGAAGCCACACAgacgagaagccatttcaatgcacttcatgccttcagagcttctcacgaaagaccCACCTGAAAACCCACCTgcacacccacacaggtgagaaatCGTGA
- the LOC142590013 gene encoding uncharacterized protein LOC142590013 isoform X5 → MQCATAEEICLCQNGKSAFHHFHLAQAGLTNAMSLAESITAKMVCRTPLEAIGQVEVGTQCSFPLADKSVGCCFRAGSDSRSMQTTETVDQSSYPSASKPSISPSTASGDNSQQGCLRQDHLCDYEAGKLFRLDPHSRINTGERSFKCNLCPKNFLKSDHLKRHLCVHTGERPFQCPSCLQRFTRKANLKAHLRTHTGEKPWQCPSCPQSFSHKSSMRSHLRTHTGEKPFQCPLCPQSFSHKVSMKSHLRTHTGEKPWQCPSCLQSFSHKSSMTDHLRNHTNEKPFQCPSCPQSFSRKSTMRGHLRTHTGEKPFQCPSCLQSFSRKTDLKTHLRTHTGEKPFQCPSCSRSFSQMTNLKDHLRTHTGEKPFQCPSCLQSFAVKSNLKVHLRTHTGEKPFQCPSCPQSFSHKSSMNKHLRSHTDEKPFQCTSCLQSFSRKTHLKTHLHTHTGEKS, encoded by the exons atgcaatgTGCAACGGCCGAAGAGATTTGCTTGTGTCAGAATGGGAAAAGTGCGTTCCATCATTTTCACTTGGCACAGGCGG GCCTCACAAATGCAATGAGCCTAGCTGAAAGTATCACTGCCAAAATGGTATGCCGCACCCCTTTGGAGGCCATCGGTCAGGTTGAGGTTGGCACGCAGTGCAGCTTCCCTCTGGCTGACAAGTCTGTTGGGTGCTGCTTCAGAGCAGGCAGCGACTCAAGGAGCATGCAGACCACAGAGACTGTGGATCAGTCAAGCTACCCCTCAG CATCGAAGCCATCTATTTCTCCATCAACAGCCAGTGGTGACAATTCACAGCAGGGATGCCTCCGCCAAGATCATCTCTGTGACTATGAGGCTGGTAAACTGTTTCGTCTGGATCCTCATTCCAGGATTAACACTGGCGAGCGTTCATTTAAGTGCAATTTGTGCCCTAAGAACTTCTTAAAAAGTGACCACCTAAAGAGGCACTTGTGCGTCCACACGGGTGAGCGGCCATTTCAATGTCCTTCATGCCTTCAGAGGTTCACACGAAAGGCCAACCtaaaagcccacctgcgcacccacacaggtgagaagccttggcagtgcccttcatgccctcaaagCTTCTCGCACAAGTCCAGTATGAGAAGCCACttacgcacccacacaggcgagaagccatttcagtgccctttatGCCCTCAAAGCTTCTCACATAAGGTCAGCATGAAAAGCCacttgcgcacccacacaggtgaaaaGCCGTGGCAGTGTccttcatgccttcagagcttctcacaTAAGTCCAGCATGACAGATCACCTGCGAAACCACACAAACGaaaagccatttcaatgcccttcatgccctcagagcttctcacgcaAGTCCACCATGCGGggacacctgcgcacccacacaggcgagaagccatttcaatgcccttcatgtCTTCAGAGTTTCTCGCGAAAGACTGACCTGAAAActcacctgcgcacccacacaggtgagaagccatttcagtgcccttcatgctctcggagcttctcacaaaTGACAAACCTGAAAGACCACCTGCGCactcacacaggtgagaagccatttcagtgcccttcatgccttcagagcttTGCAGTAAAGAGCAACCTGAAAGTCCACctacgcacccacacaggtgagaagccgtttcaatgcccttcatgccctcaaagCTTCTCGCATAAGTCCAGCATGAACAAACACTTGCGAAGCCACACAgacgagaagccatttcaatgcacttcatgccttcagagcttctcacgaaagaccCACCTGAAAACCCACCTgcacacccacacaggtgagaaatCGTGA
- the LOC142590013 gene encoding uncharacterized protein LOC142590013 isoform X3, giving the protein MSLAESITAKMVCRTPLEAIGQVEVGTQCSFPLADKSVGCCFRAGSDSRSMQTTETVDQSSYPSEAQRMFIAMIKGSPLAATLVVIDALAIRESIDENPDGTTTASNAGERVMDPPPQVKRGGRASKPSISPSTASGDNSQQGCLRQDHLCDYEAGKLFRLDPHSRINTGERSFKCNLCPKNFLKSDHLKRHLCVHTGERPFQCPSCLQRFTRKANLKAHLRTHTGEKPWQCPSCPQSFSHKSSMRSHLRTHTGEKPFQCPLCPQSFSHKVSMKSHLRTHTGEKPWQCPSCLQSFSHKSSMTDHLRNHTNEKPFQCPSCPQSFSRKSTMRGHLRTHTGEKPFQCPSCLQSFSRKTDLKTHLRTHTGEKPFQCPSCSRSFSQMTNLKDHLRTHTGEKPFQCPSCLQSFAVKSNLKVHLRTHTGEKPFQCPSCPQSFSHKSSMNKHLRSHTDEKPFQCTSCLQSFSRKTHLKTHLHTHTGEKS; this is encoded by the exons ATGAGCCTAGCTGAAAGTATCACTGCCAAAATGGTATGCCGCACCCCTTTGGAGGCCATCGGTCAGGTTGAGGTTGGCACGCAGTGCAGCTTCCCTCTGGCTGACAAGTCTGTTGGGTGCTGCTTCAGAGCAGGCAGCGACTCAAGGAGCATGCAGACCACAGAGACTGTGGATCAGTCAAGCTACCCCTCAG AAGCTCAGCGGATGTTCATAGCCATGATAAAGGGGTCACCGCTAGCCGCTACACTAG TTGTTATCGACGCCTTAGCCATACGGGAGAGCATTGACGAGAATCCCGATG GGACCACCACTGCATCAAACGCTGGCGAGAGGGTAATGGACCCACCGCCACAAGTGAAAAGAGGTGGCAGAG CATCGAAGCCATCTATTTCTCCATCAACAGCCAGTGGTGACAATTCACAGCAGGGATGCCTCCGCCAAGATCATCTCTGTGACTATGAGGCTGGTAAACTGTTTCGTCTGGATCCTCATTCCAGGATTAACACTGGCGAGCGTTCATTTAAGTGCAATTTGTGCCCTAAGAACTTCTTAAAAAGTGACCACCTAAAGAGGCACTTGTGCGTCCACACGGGTGAGCGGCCATTTCAATGTCCTTCATGCCTTCAGAGGTTCACACGAAAGGCCAACCtaaaagcccacctgcgcacccacacaggtgagaagccttggcagtgcccttcatgccctcaaagCTTCTCGCACAAGTCCAGTATGAGAAGCCACttacgcacccacacaggcgagaagccatttcagtgccctttatGCCCTCAAAGCTTCTCACATAAGGTCAGCATGAAAAGCCacttgcgcacccacacaggtgaaaaGCCGTGGCAGTGTccttcatgccttcagagcttctcacaTAAGTCCAGCATGACAGATCACCTGCGAAACCACACAAACGaaaagccatttcaatgcccttcatgccctcagagcttctcacgcaAGTCCACCATGCGGggacacctgcgcacccacacaggcgagaagccatttcaatgcccttcatgtCTTCAGAGTTTCTCGCGAAAGACTGACCTGAAAActcacctgcgcacccacacaggtgagaagccatttcagtgcccttcatgctctcggagcttctcacaaaTGACAAACCTGAAAGACCACCTGCGCactcacacaggtgagaagccatttcagtgcccttcatgccttcagagcttTGCAGTAAAGAGCAACCTGAAAGTCCACctacgcacccacacaggtgagaagccgtttcaatgcccttcatgccctcaaagCTTCTCGCATAAGTCCAGCATGAACAAACACTTGCGAAGCCACACAgacgagaagccatttcaatgcacttcatgccttcagagcttctcacgaaagaccCACCTGAAAACCCACCTgcacacccacacaggtgagaaatCGTGA
- the LOC142590013 gene encoding uncharacterized protein LOC142590013 isoform X4: protein MQCATAEEICLCQNGKSAFHHFHLAQAGLTNAMSLAESITAKMVCRTPLEAIGQVEVGTQCSFPLADKSVGCCFRAGSDSRSMQTTETVDQSSYPSGTTTASNAGERVMDPPPQVKRGGRASKPSISPSTASGDNSQQGCLRQDHLCDYEAGKLFRLDPHSRINTGERSFKCNLCPKNFLKSDHLKRHLCVHTGERPFQCPSCLQRFTRKANLKAHLRTHTGEKPWQCPSCPQSFSHKSSMRSHLRTHTGEKPFQCPLCPQSFSHKVSMKSHLRTHTGEKPWQCPSCLQSFSHKSSMTDHLRNHTNEKPFQCPSCPQSFSRKSTMRGHLRTHTGEKPFQCPSCLQSFSRKTDLKTHLRTHTGEKPFQCPSCSRSFSQMTNLKDHLRTHTGEKPFQCPSCLQSFAVKSNLKVHLRTHTGEKPFQCPSCPQSFSHKSSMNKHLRSHTDEKPFQCTSCLQSFSRKTHLKTHLHTHTGEKS, encoded by the exons atgcaatgTGCAACGGCCGAAGAGATTTGCTTGTGTCAGAATGGGAAAAGTGCGTTCCATCATTTTCACTTGGCACAGGCGG GCCTCACAAATGCAATGAGCCTAGCTGAAAGTATCACTGCCAAAATGGTATGCCGCACCCCTTTGGAGGCCATCGGTCAGGTTGAGGTTGGCACGCAGTGCAGCTTCCCTCTGGCTGACAAGTCTGTTGGGTGCTGCTTCAGAGCAGGCAGCGACTCAAGGAGCATGCAGACCACAGAGACTGTGGATCAGTCAAGCTACCCCTCAG GGACCACCACTGCATCAAACGCTGGCGAGAGGGTAATGGACCCACCGCCACAAGTGAAAAGAGGTGGCAGAG CATCGAAGCCATCTATTTCTCCATCAACAGCCAGTGGTGACAATTCACAGCAGGGATGCCTCCGCCAAGATCATCTCTGTGACTATGAGGCTGGTAAACTGTTTCGTCTGGATCCTCATTCCAGGATTAACACTGGCGAGCGTTCATTTAAGTGCAATTTGTGCCCTAAGAACTTCTTAAAAAGTGACCACCTAAAGAGGCACTTGTGCGTCCACACGGGTGAGCGGCCATTTCAATGTCCTTCATGCCTTCAGAGGTTCACACGAAAGGCCAACCtaaaagcccacctgcgcacccacacaggtgagaagccttggcagtgcccttcatgccctcaaagCTTCTCGCACAAGTCCAGTATGAGAAGCCACttacgcacccacacaggcgagaagccatttcagtgccctttatGCCCTCAAAGCTTCTCACATAAGGTCAGCATGAAAAGCCacttgcgcacccacacaggtgaaaaGCCGTGGCAGTGTccttcatgccttcagagcttctcacaTAAGTCCAGCATGACAGATCACCTGCGAAACCACACAAACGaaaagccatttcaatgcccttcatgccctcagagcttctcacgcaAGTCCACCATGCGGggacacctgcgcacccacacaggcgagaagccatttcaatgcccttcatgtCTTCAGAGTTTCTCGCGAAAGACTGACCTGAAAActcacctgcgcacccacacaggtgagaagccatttcagtgcccttcatgctctcggagcttctcacaaaTGACAAACCTGAAAGACCACCTGCGCactcacacaggtgagaagccatttcagtgcccttcatgccttcagagcttTGCAGTAAAGAGCAACCTGAAAGTCCACctacgcacccacacaggtgagaagccgtttcaatgcccttcatgccctcaaagCTTCTCGCATAAGTCCAGCATGAACAAACACTTGCGAAGCCACACAgacgagaagccatttcaatgcacttcatgccttcagagcttctcacgaaagaccCACCTGAAAACCCACCTgcacacccacacaggtgagaaatCGTGA